The Lolium rigidum isolate FL_2022 chromosome 1, APGP_CSIRO_Lrig_0.1, whole genome shotgun sequence region CTTGCAGTCGGAGACAAATCGGAGACCGACCGGCGCCAGGTCTGCCACCGGTCTTCTCGCCTTGGGCAGGAAGTTCAGCTCGCCGCAGTCGTCGCCATGGAGCTGGAGGTTCTCCACGTCGTAGGTGTACGCGGCCTGCTCCGGCGACTGTAAGGAGCCAATCGACACCTTCGGCGGATGTTGCGGCTGGTTATCTCTGTGACACAAGCCCCCCACTCCCTCCGACGCACGCCGCGGTAGACCAGCGTGGCCTGCACCGGTTGGTCGAGGGTGCTGGCAGAACGGCGGGCCTGCCACCGACGCCTTGGTGGCACCAATCAGAGAGGGGAATGGTAGCGGGTATATATTGGCATCTCCAAGCTCAACTATAGCCGAAGCCCGAGTCCCAAAACGGTTCATGGGGATCACACATCGTTTGTAGGCATACATGTACACGTGTCACGTACGGGCATGCAAGAGTATGGGCGGGGATCTGAATACGGTGGGCAAATCAATTACATTCTGGATTACAGCTAATTAATTGTGAAAGACTTTATTGCCCTTATGGATTCTAGGAGAGGGGGGAGCACTGAAGATAACATATCTAGTGCTACTATCTCTTTAGGTGCTACTGTACTACCGTATAAAAAAATGTATTTTATACGTGTTAAAAAATTATTAGAAAAaatgtgagtgctcatgaagcatgtccctacaacatcccaaaatgtcatatccaaaatcgacatggacatgctgattttctcttttttgtttctcagtgtccatgtcgattttggatatgacattttgggatgttgtagggacatgcttcatgagcacttACATTTTTTCGTATAAATTTTTAACACgtataaaatatgtttttttgtacGGTAGCACGGTAGCACCTAAAAGGGTGGTAGCACTAGATATCTTCTCGAGCACTGAAGCAAGCCTCATCAGAAAATGGGCATCAGGGAGAATACTTGCAGCAAACCATAGTTGCTGGAAATGGGGTCGATGGCGCGATCTGCAACCCGGGATGGATCCACGGGTCGGGAACGCGAGCCGATTGACATGGTTCAACGACTGGTCACGATCCCGTATTCGCTCCAGACCCCAAAATTCAAGCGTCAAGATAAAGAGATAACTGGTAATTCCATGTGTCGTCTCTTTGTTCCTCTGCAGTACAGAGACAATTTTTGGAATCTGGATGCAAGACTTCCTGCAAGATAATCAGGTAGATGATCGAATCAAGCTATCAAACCATGTGAGCTTGTTTATCAAAATGTGTGATCGTACCATGACTATCGATCCTGGGTCATTCACCCAAAACTAAGTGGATCACGATTCGCGTCACAAATTAACGTACATAAGATGTATAACCCCCCTCGATCCTCGTTCGATGGAATGTTGACCGTTGACTCAGAAGACCCGGATTTCCGGCAACTATATGCAGCAAAAGTTGGCTGATTGATTTGTTAAAAATAGTCATCCATtatgaaaagtaaaaaaaaaatgtgACTTTGTCTTCCAATGTTGATGACTAATTGTATTATATATGTCGTCTCTTCCAATGTTTTAGTCTTTGAAACTCAACTTCAGCCTAGTTAGTGTTTCTCTTAGCCAATGTCCAATGTCTACGTGCACAACAATTCCGAGGCAACACAGTGGTACTTGTGGATAGACATAGGCAAACAAAAGCATGTCCTTGAAATGCTCCATCATATCGCTATACACACAACAACATGAATAACGAGCAAACTGTAATCATTAATGCGATGCCAGAATACATAGGCCGCATAGACTACACAGATCGCTAAGGAGAACCAATGGACAAGATATCAACCTATGTGTAACTCGTCCACCAAATAAAGTTTTCGTGGTCACCAATGTATACTAAATATTTTCACTTGTGAAAACCAGTATTTTACTAGATCTAACTAGTTTTAATACGACAATTATCTTAAGTACTTATTAAAATTACTTTTATAATATTAAAGTTTCACACGTATGTGATTCAAGTGTCTACCATTACAAATACACTATTGTTGAAACATAATCTATTTTTCTTGAACATAAAATAAATTTTAGATATTTATTATTTTCCATTTTGTTGAACTAAGTCATGTATAAAACCTAGGCAGCCATTTCAAGATGACAAAATCACTTTCATCTACAAATTAATATGGGGCACTTACAAAGTGATATAATATTTTTACGTTTTAATTTTCAAGTTTTAGTATCTTTAAATGCCATGCTTCTTTATATACATTGATAAAGTATTTTATAACACTTGTTCCTAACAAATATCTGAATAAAGATTTCACGAGTAGGGCCATCTAGCTTAGTGATAGGAAATAGAAATTTCTGGAGAGTAGGATCGGTCTATGGTTTGAAGTTAAATTTTGTCCTCTCGCCCTCGTGAAATGGCATTACTCATGGATCCAATCTTTGAAGTTTGAACGTCAAATTTTCAGGTGAAATGGCATTAGCCCTTCAAGGGTACAACGAGAGTTGAGTTGGAGTTGTTGTTCTTAGGAGGTTTTCGATGATGGTTGAGATGCGGCTTTGATGTAACAGTTAGGACATACACTTTGTGTCGTAGTTGTAATGTCGGTGGTGGTTGTCTATGGACTAGCCTGATGTGAAGTTCATACTGCGTTCGTTGTTGGCAGTTAGTTATAATCCACTTGTACTTAAAGTTATGTCTTTTATAAAAATAGTCTACGCCTCGGCATGCTCTCGGAAAAAGGTCAAAAGTTTCATCTCATGTACTTCAATGATTTGTTAATTGGCTCATAAACACAACGGTCGGTCCCATCTTGGGCTTTAGTTTAATACCCGAAGCCCTAGCCCAAAGGACCAAAAAGTAAAtcctatattttttaaaaaagatAGGCTTAACAAAGCAATCTGATATTTATAAAAAATAACTCAATTAACAAGGAAAAAAACAACTTTTGCATCTCTCGGACTGGGCTCGAGCTTGGCATTTCGAGGTTGTGCTTTTCAAAGTACGGCTCGAAAAAAAAAACCCATGGTAAAGGGACATGTACAGCTGATTGCGGCAACACCCACATACTAGTAACTATTTTAACATCTAATTTCAGCTAGTACTAGGGATGGAAATTGGTAGTGGATAGTCCATATTATCCGACGTCCGTATTCGAGAAATTGAAAATGGAAACGGTAATATCCGAATCCGGACGTCTGTGAAAATGGATATGGTAACTATCCGGATCCGTTTTACAAAAAGCAAATATAAATATGGTATTGAATTTTGAAGCAAACATGGATATGGAAATGGATATATCCGTATCCGAATAAGATTATGTTAACCAATTTTAGTAATTCTACCTCAATATGCTAATTATCTAACCTAGAGAAACTAACAAATCGATCAAATTTTCTTTTTTACGATTAAACTTGAAACTACTatgtattatatcagtatatttaTCTCTCTACCATTATATAATTGGCTCATTATAAGAGATGAGTCTATTGTTTCCTTATATTCGCATCCGCTCCGAATTGAGAAAACATCCGATCCGTATTTGTATTCGAGAAACATCCGCTCCGAATTCGTATTCGGCAACATCCGCATTCGCATCCGTATTCGTTTTAAAAATATGGAAACGGATATGGGAAGGGCACTATCCGATCCGCATCCGATCCGTTTCCACCCCTAGCTAGTACACATATGCCCGATCTCTTGTATCATGTTGCTACTCAAGTGTTTTCCGCTACGAACCAAACCTTCTTAAAGGAAGAGGTATGTACGGTGGAATAGTTTATGGTGGAGGAGGTATGCTGtccaaattgttttttttttttgcttcctcATACTCTTATAAAGAAAAGTGCAATACATCCACAATATGTGTTAAGACTATATGAAGAGTGCCGAGTGGCCGGTGATGTCACCATGTTCTCCTTGTGGACGTAGATCTTCTTCATATCAAGCGGCACCAGTCTTAGTTGTCATCCGCTACATGGGGATGCTGCATTGTGAACAATAGTGTCTACTAGAAGGTAAAACATGGTTGATACAATGGTAGCGGCTTCAACAGATTTCATCGACTACATTCGATATTATTCTCCTGACTTATAATTACATGTTGTGCAAGAATCAATGATTTCCTATGTAATCTCGAATTTCATGCTCCGCATAATACTTCTATTCTCTTTTTCTTTTACCGGATGTCCCTGAAGGGACGTTCTATTCTCTTTTGGGTACTTATTATAACATTGAGGACTCAAGATCTCTCTTCCATTATGTAGAGACTAACCACGCAAAGGTTGTTCATCGCCCTGCATTTTTGTGCGACGTATGGTTTCCAGGGAGAATGAAAATGATTTGAATCGAAAAGTTACAAACTACATTTGCTTATTTTTCTCATATTAGTTTCATTAGAATCTCATATTTAAAAGCGTTATTTTTTTTAGCAAATTTAAAAACATTAATAATTTTTGTAGTAAAAAAATCAATGAATCTTTTGGGCTAGGCCAGCCCATCTCGTGATATGGGCCAGGCCAAGCAACCAGTAGGCCAAGCTCGTTAAGCAAGAAAAAAAATAGGCCTGGCGGAGTTCAATACAGCGAGCAAGCACTGGACTCATGTTGGGCCTGTGTGGCTGGAAAGCAGCAGCAGTGAGGTGCGGTCCATCTCATAGGGAGCGTCTGCACGACTTATTCAAGTGTTTCTTTGGCGCCCCTGCTTCGCTGCAATTGGCGCTCCATCCAACGGTTGCTTCTCTTCTCCACACGCGCGCAGGTCGTCGACCAATGCCACTCTTCCACATGGAGATGGGCGATACCAGGTCAGCCCGAAGCTGACGTCCCCCGCCGCGCGCATAAAGATTTCCGACCCGCGCGCCGGCCGTGCACGCCACCACCTACGATAAGTATCTTGACACTTGCCTCGTATCTCCGCACCAGACTGTATCAACTTCGTTCACTCCGATCGAAGCATCACTAAACATTCATCATGGGCGCCGGGAGCTCCTGCTGCGGCGGGTCGGAGAAGGTGGAGCCGGGCTTCGCGACCCCGTCGTCGGTGCTgggggcggcgagcggcggcggcagcgcgtgGAGGATCTACACCTACAAGGAGCTCCACGCGGCCACGGGCGGGTTCAGCGAGGAGAACAAGCTGGGCGAGGGCGGCTTCGGGTCCGTCTACTGGGGCAAGACCCCCGACGGCGTGCAGATCGCCGTCAAGCGCCTCAAGCCCAACGCCAACGCCTCCAAGGCCGAGATGGAGttcgcggtggaggtggaggtcctGGCGCGCGTCCGCCACCGCAACCTCCTCGGCCTCCGCGGCTACTGCGCGTCCGGCACCGAGCACCGCATGATCGTCTACGACTACATGCCCaacctctccctcctctcccacctccacggccagttcgccgccggcgccgagcacGCGCTCGACTGGCGCAGGCGCTTCGGGGTGGCGCTCGGGGCCGCCGAGGCGCTCGTGCACCTCCACCACGAGGCGTCACCGGGGATCATCCACCGGGACATCAAGGCCAGCAACGTGCTCCTCGACTCCGACTTCGCGCCCCTCGTCGCCGACTTCGGGTTCGCCAAGCTCGTCCCCGACGGCGTCTCGCACATGACCACCAGGGTCAAGGGCACGCTGGGCTACCTCGCGCCCGAGTACGCCATGTGGGGCAAGGTCTCCGGGGCCTGCGACGTGTACAGCTTCGGGATCCTGCTCGTGGAGCTGGTGTCCGGCAGGAAGCCCATCGAGCGGCTGCCGTCTGGGGCCAAGCGCACCATCACCGAGTGGGCGGAGCCGCTCATCGCGCGCGGCCGGCTCGGGGACCTCGTGGACGTGCGCCTCCGGGGAAACTACGACATGGCGGAGCTGGCGCGCATGCTGGAAGCTGCCGCACTCTGCGTGCAGGGGGAGCCCGAGCGGCGCCCGGACATGCGCGCCGTCGTGCGCATCCTGCGCGGCGAGACTAAAGCCGTCGATGGCGCGGCACAGGCGGCCGGTAAGGGGGACAGCGGCGTGCAGGCACAACCCGCGGTTAGGCTGAAGAGCGTCAAGTACGCGGACCACCTCATGGAGAACGAGAGCAGCGTGTACTCCGCCGAGGggggcgaggaagaagacgacgacgaggaggacgagcggCGCACGGACAgctcggaggtggaggagtactcGCTGATGGACGACCAGAGCAGCATGAACTTCGGGGTGTTCGGCGCCATGCCGGTGGTGCCCGTGCAGACCATGCGCGACCCCTACGTCAGGAGGTTTGGAGGGAATGGCGTCAAGATCTGATCATGCATATGTGTTctttcaaaatcaaaaccatcatGCACGTGTACTCTAGCTAGCTACTGTCATGTCATCGCTTTTGgcaaatatgttgtatttatttCATGCATGGGTGTAAACTTGTGCTTAATTAGCTTGGATCAAGTCGATGATTAAATTTATTGTGATTTATGCTCTATAAATGGAAATTGGAATGTTAAAGTTCTTGTATCATTGAACGTGCATTTCGGTCTGAACTTGGCCACAGCTGCTCGTTCATCTGAAGTTCTAAACACAATCATCTGAAGTTCTGCCATTTTTATGACCATACTCCTTTGTCAAACAGCCGGTGCCATTTGTAGGAGCATGACAGAATGTTGCGTGATGTATGCGTATGCCCCTCGGGGGAAAAAATTGTGTGATGTATGCATTAGTTTACATGTTCTGCAATCGTCAACAGCTAGATCCAAGTACCATTTATTTAaggtcagtggcggagccaggacgtTAACCTTGTGTAGTCAGTTTAAagttgtgtagtcaaatacacATTTATATAAATTTTTTCGTAATTTTCTGGGTGATTTCTGCCTAGGTAAGTGGAAAACTGTGTAGTCATATGACTACACAGCCAtagtgtggctccgccactgtttAAGGTAATGCATGGATCAAAATATCTAGTGACGTTGCCACATGCTTCTTAAGAAGTGGAATTATTGGATGCCTGAGTTGAAAATGTTGGTGCATGGATTGTGACTCCTCAAAGGTTATTGCCTCGAGTTAATCGTCGGATTTCGGTTCTACCATTTGGCAGCAAAGCGGGTGGGCAAACCATATACAGCTGCAGTTCAAGACAGTTAGTTGCGTGTCCTTTTTCTTCAGACAAAAGAAGTTGCGTGCCCCGTGGATCTTCATGGCAATTATAATAACCATGATAAACTGGTGGAATTTTCCCGACTAGAGATATTAGTTATGCTGATGATTATGATATAGGTTAATTATAGGATCTGTGATCAGTCCCTTATTCCTGTTTTGAGCAAAAATGGGTGTCAAATCCCATAGCTTGGGTAACTTCAGTACCATCGAAACCCATATTTTGATGAAGTACGTGGTGGAGGCGTGTGGAGTCATGCCCGCGTCCACCATGTTAATGTACACCTTCTGTACACGATCATGTATAGCTTTGCAGCTAGGCTATCTACCGAATCTGTTGCCTAGTGACTCTAAGGAGAGGCGCCTCTTTGCTGCCTGCACCAAGATCTCATTTGGCAATGGAGAGAAGGCCAGGTTTTGGACAGATCGGTGGCTAAACGGGGAGGTGCCTGCTGAAGTGGCTCCTTCTCTTGTGCGTCTAGCCAGAGGGAAATCTCTTTCAGTCAAGCAGGCACTCTATAATGGCCGATGGTTGCGAGGGCTTTACAGAATCTCAATTGAGGAAGAGGTACACCAGTTTCTGCAGTTATGAGAAAAAAGTTGATGAAGTTCAGTTGTCTCATGAGCAAGATAGTATTGTTTGGATGCCATGTGCTGATGGAAATAACTCTACAATATCGGCCTATGACTTCGAGTTTCATGGGCGCCTATTGCAGCCTCATCTGGAGAAAGTGTGGCAAGCTAAGGTTGAGGGAAAGGTTAAATTATTCCTACGGTTCATGATGCGTAATGGAATTGGATGGCTGACAGGATGTTGAGATGAGGCATGCCTTGCAACGCCATTTGTAGCTTGTGCGATCAAGAGCCAGAAACATTAGCTCATTTGGCGATCGACTATTCCTGCTCAAAAGAGGTGTGAGCAGCATTGTTGTCCGCCTCTGCCAATGCGTCGCTAGCAAGCGCCTACTCTCAGGTGTCGTCTATGAGAAGTTGGTGAAGTAAGATTCAGTTTTGTGTCCCTAAGACGCAGAAGAAAGACACGATTAGGCAGGCCTGCTATGTTGTGTGGCATATCTGGAAAGAGAGGGGTCGGCGAGTGTCGTTGCTTAgtagacggtacctcggaggagggatcctcacgagggggaaaagaagtaggggccatagggcggagtgttcTCGGGACGgttgtacgcgagttacccagcttcggaacacctgcacgatgacaggcctactgttgcttgtttggaattatctgggcgcttgcgcgttgttacaatggttgtggttgtgcctctaaggcccccgggatccggcttatatagacgcacggatctagggtttacatggagagtcctagccggattacagattgcctaaactacggtacaatatcttgccgtgcacgtcaaggatccgctttccatatacgtcgtactggatccgggttcttaatgggcctccatggatccgggttcctccgaaggtcggtacggattcggcttactgatcctgggccggacttcatcctcatgatcaacagcaactgggccgcccgatgggccacatgccaccatcaccgtctatgggccacccgggcttgccggatcttggcactgtcgatggtacacccatgaagtatacccacaacagtagcccccagagttctccgagattcacctcttgtttccgccttgctaaaacTTAAAAGCTTCCGTCAATCTTGGtaacatggggaaacttgaagaactccaacttcacattttcttgttTCCCAACTTCTAGTCGGAAAATCCCCCcaacctgcgggacttcatccatcgacagcataTCGCATGTCTCCGAGTTACTCCCCTGCTGCGGACAAGGATCTGATTATCTTTTCGCTGCTACCCGGAACCTTAAAagattcaaacggttccgccaattctggcgtcattttcgcgcgatttgagcggtaacttatccttagccatttttaccgtttagggtttcaacacgtgtcgcgcatccaacggtgcgacgcttgcgttccgaccacaggatgcggagcacgaatctcctccctcggcctataaatatccaccgtcaacccttAAACCTCTCATTCACCCCCCCTTTCcacctctctgcgaagcgccgccttcgagctcctcctccaccgTGCCGGAGTCTACCGGAAAACCCGTCGGAGTCTCGCCGGAGCTGTTGCGCCACCGCacagttcatcgtgttcttaacgtcagcgagccaccgcgcagaATCCTCGCAGCCGTTGATCCCAACCACCGCAGAATCCAttacggtgagttctcgagcttcaGTCTTTCGTCGTAGTTGGGAGGGATGATCCTTGAGGAAGACGACGTGGATCCGACTAAATTACGGTTTCCGCCACTgttttttttcttcagatgtcttctgccactccgcctccaacctccgagccaatcatggcaacccctatctcctccgcccctccaccctttGCTCCGGTCCACCTAGATTCCACCAAGGACTCCGGCAAGGACACCGAAGGAACctctgctaacccggagaaagcctccgaGGAGGAACAAGCAAAACAGAAGGCGGAAGAGATCGCcgccaagaaatccaaggctcgTCAGCGAGATTCCGAatccaaagggaaatggtggacCTGCACCATCACTGAAACGGAGCTGAAGAACTTGGAAGCGGAAGGCTTTCTGCTTCCCGGAAGCTGGCGAACAGTTCCGGGTTCCCTGACTCCAGCCCCTCAGGATGGCGAGATGGTAATAACCAAGGCGCTGGTGGAACGAGGTTTCTCTTTTCCGCCATcggatttcttctcggaaatcctgaaggcatacgggctccagccccacaacatatcgccAAACAGCGTCCTGGCAATCAGCAACCATGTCActctttgcgagggccacctccgggtaactcccgaacTTCCTCTTTTCCAATATTATTTCTccttcaagaaggagaagatccgccaaacCTCTGAGTTGGCGACTTgtggatccatcaccttcatggtccgccccggccgcgtctacccccacaccgaccgccacgaatccgcgcggtattGGTCAGGaggcttcttctatctgaaggacgtctccgacccggcgagcgacaGGAAATTGCCATtattcaagaacagccccgccagaGAAACTCCGGCATGGACACAATGCCCTCACCTCTCCGAATCGCCAAAGCTGACCCGCGCTGTCAGGCAGATCtgtaagctcacggaggagggcctgtcggggaaggacctcaccatgtcttggttcaccaagcggatccagccacttCAGCATCGGGACCACTTGATGTTCCactacacggggcgcgacgacccaatgcgcgccacaaaagacaacctctccgccgacgccatcgataagaggatccggctccttgatgtctacgggtgcttctattcttgtagacagtgttgggcctccaagagcagaggtttgtagaacagcaacaagtttcccttaagtggatcacccaaggtttatcgaactcagggaggaagaggtcaaagatatccctctcaagcaaccctgtaatcacaaagcaagaagtctcttgtgtccccaacacaccaaatacacttgtcaggtgtataggtgcactagttcggcaaagagatagtgaaatacaagtagtatggatgtatatgagtggtaatagcaatctaaataaaatatggcagcgattaaacatgcaacaaaacagtaaataagcggtgattCGATGTGTGGaaaaaaggcctagggatcatactttcactagtggacactctcaacatttatcgcataataaataattctttctcatatgtgctacatacactcttttgttggatgacaaacaccagtcgttgtgtagggctacaagagcacctcaatgccggagttaacaag contains the following coding sequences:
- the LOC124664436 gene encoding PTI1-like tyrosine-protein kinase At3g15890, translated to MGAGSSCCGGSEKVEPGFATPSSVLGAASGGGSAWRIYTYKELHAATGGFSEENKLGEGGFGSVYWGKTPDGVQIAVKRLKPNANASKAEMEFAVEVEVLARVRHRNLLGLRGYCASGTEHRMIVYDYMPNLSLLSHLHGQFAAGAEHALDWRRRFGVALGAAEALVHLHHEASPGIIHRDIKASNVLLDSDFAPLVADFGFAKLVPDGVSHMTTRVKGTLGYLAPEYAMWGKVSGACDVYSFGILLVELVSGRKPIERLPSGAKRTITEWAEPLIARGRLGDLVDVRLRGNYDMAELARMLEAAALCVQGEPERRPDMRAVVRILRGETKAVDGAAQAAGKGDSGVQAQPAVRLKSVKYADHLMENESSVYSAEGGEEEDDDEEDERRTDSSEVEEYSLMDDQSSMNFGVFGAMPVVPVQTMRDPYVRRFGGNGVKI